The region TATTCTTGCCGCTACAAGGCGATTGACAGCCTTTCCGGCATGTCCCGGTATTAAACCTCTCGTGAATCATCAATATACTCACCGGGTGCGGGTCGGCAATTGGCGTATTCTGTTTAACGCGTTCGAGGAAATCAGTATTGTCAGTGTCGAGGAGGTAAAAAAACGTGATGAGCACACCTACTGAATATCAAACCATCGAACATTGCGGACATCCTGCTTTTGTTCTGGTCCCTTGGGAGGATTGGTGCCGTATCAAGCCCTTTCTGGAAGCTGAAAAGGCTAGATCCAGTGGAATTCCTCAGGAAGTTGTTGAAGCTCATGTTCTGAGGAATGAGCCGATTATCAAGGCATGGCGGGAGTATCTCTGCATTACTCAAAAAGAGTTAGCTGGCAGAATGGGAATGTCTCAGGCTGCGGTCGTCAAATTCGAGCGTCCCAATGCCCGGCTCCGTACAGCTACTGTTAAAAAAATTGCCTTAGCCTTGGGACTCAACGCGGAACAACTATGCCCTGACGGGCGTGCCGGGGAGAGTAAGGAGTAGCAGGGAACAGAAGTCGGAGGTCAGAGATCAGATGCCAGAGACTTTTTGCGTTTTGTATCAACGTCGTTTGTCACATGGGGTCGGGCCGAATTAACTGCTTGAAATAAAAGAGAATAAGTGCAAAATTAGGGGCGTTTTAGGGTCAATATCGTCTTTTTTGAGGTCAAAAAGAGCATTATAGCCATGGCGAGAGCAAAGCGGCATTATCTATTCGGACAAACCCTTTCCGTTTTCTCTATTTTGATATACACAGATAACCAATCCCCAAACATCTTACATTGTTTTCAGAGTTGGTTAATGATAATCTTAGATATCTATCACTTAAGAAAAATACTGTTTTGATTGGAATGCCTGCATAGAGCCTATAGTTGATTTGTAAATTTATCGAGGAAAAAAGCATTCGTATTGCACACTCCCCACAGAAAGTATTGTGCAATGTTTGTGATGTGTGAAAATCAATTAAAAGGGGAAAATAGATAGATGCCTACAATATTCAGAGTCGGATTTTATCGTTTTTTCTTCTATTCCGGTGACCGTGATGAGCCGATTCATGTTCATGCCGAGCGAGATGATAAAATCGCAAAGTTTTGGCTTGAACCATTAAGGTTGGACAGTAGCGGCGGGTTTAACAGATTGGATTTATCCAAAATTTTCAAGATCATTGAAGAAAATCGGGATAAAATACTGGAGGCATGGAATGAGTACTTTGGCATTTGAAATTAAAATTCCGGTCGCAGAAAGCGTATTAGTAACAGAGGATACCTTGAGTGTTAATCTTAGTGACGGCAGAACAATTTCAGTCCCTACTTCATGGTATCCCCGTTTATTGCATGCTACACCGGAAGAAAGGAAGAATTGGAGGCTGATTGGCAGAGGGCACGGTATCCATTGGGAAGATATAGACGAGGATATCAGCATAGAGGGCCTGCTGGCCGGAAAACAATCCGGGGAAAGTCAGTCGTCATTAAAAAAATGGCTTGAGCTGCGTAGGTTGGGTTGATGAAAAAGGCTCGAGTGCGAGATATACAATTTGATGTGAGATGGTGTGAGGTTGTGAGAAACTGAGATGGCGGTAAAAAAAGGACTTGGGGTCGAGTATATGCTTTAATATATTAAAAGGGAAAAAAATAACAGGTTAATCAAATGAGGACAATAGAAATACAGTATCCTGAATCTATACCTGCCGTGCTGAATCTTAGCCCCGAAACATTTGAACAGGAGGCCCGGTTTTGTTTGGCTGTGAAATTGTACGAAATGGGGCGGCTGACTTCCGGGCAGGCTGCACAGTTGGCAGGTGTGTCACGTGCGGCATTTTTACTTGGTTGCCAGCGATATGGCGCAGCCAGCGTGGAATGGGATCAGGCCGAGATCGATGCTGAATTTGCGGATATGAATATATGAACAGCAGGGTGATTTGCAATACAGGGCCTTTGATCGCTCTTTCGGTACTGTTTTGTAAGCTCTGAAATCATTTCTTGAAATCCAATCTTTTTCGTGATTATTATTCTAATTCTTTTCGTTTTTTTAACCTACAGATTTTTCCCTGCAGTCAATCAGAAAGACAGAATTATGAATTCGAAACGTATATTTCTTTCTCCTCCGCATATGGGTGGGGAAGAACAGGCCTTTGTTAAGCAAGCATTTGAAAGTAACTATATCGCACCCCTTGGTCCCCAGGTGGATGCGTTTGAAAAAGAATTTGCTGAATATGTCGGCATTCCTCACT is a window of Desulfobacterales bacterium DNA encoding:
- a CDS encoding DUF4160 domain-containing protein; this translates as MPTIFRVGFYRFFFYSGDRDEPIHVHAERDDKIAKFWLEPLRLDSSGGFNRLDLSKIFKIIEENRDKILEAWNEYFGI
- a CDS encoding helix-turn-helix transcriptional regulator, producing MSTPTEYQTIEHCGHPAFVLVPWEDWCRIKPFLEAEKARSSGIPQEVVEAHVLRNEPIIKAWREYLCITQKELAGRMGMSQAAVVKFERPNARLRTATVKKIALALGLNAEQLCPDGRAGESKE
- a CDS encoding UPF0175 family protein, whose amino-acid sequence is MRTIEIQYPESIPAVLNLSPETFEQEARFCLAVKLYEMGRLTSGQAAQLAGVSRAAFLLGCQRYGAASVEWDQAEIDAEFADMNI
- a CDS encoding DUF2442 domain-containing protein, yielding MSTLAFEIKIPVAESVLVTEDTLSVNLSDGRTISVPTSWYPRLLHATPEERKNWRLIGRGHGIHWEDIDEDISIEGLLAGKQSGESQSSLKKWLELRRLG